actttaaagTTCTTCGATTTTGATATATGGTATGTGGATTTAGTTTGTTTAACAATATTTTATGATCTTCATGATTATTAGATGGAGGTATTAAACTTTTTAGTATCTGATGCGACTGAAATGAAACTGTATTGTGATTGGttaaacctgcaagaaagagaatatgAGATGATTAACGCCTACAACATCCACTTCGTCCCTTAAGTCAGTAAACTGGAGAACAGGATGAGTATAAGGAATTGTTTAGAACTCAAGAGCAGTCGTATAAGAATTGCGTATCTTTATCATGTGATCATTAACTTTTATACGGTAAGAAAGTTaggttaattatagtattttttgaaaattcgaCAATGATATAGTCGACTCGTTGATAATAAGAGATTTTATCGACTAATTGGTTAGGAATCCCGTGATTACAGGCCTAAAGGGAATCTGCTGGATTGCGGTCGTTAACGACACCTTCCTATGGAGCCTAGTCTTGTAGTTGAGATGGCAAATCTTGACAAACTGAACTGACCTGAAACATCCaggtcttcttttctctttgtgGAATCGAGTATCATCTGATCAAACTCTTGCCATGTGGTCTTGTCTTTGGATGTTAGCACATTGTCTTCTTTGGGCGATAATTGTGTAATACACTACAAAAAAAGACTATCAGCaacggatttttccgtcgctGATAGTAAAAAATCTGTCGCTAaaactttcagcgacggattttcGACGGACTCAAatccgtcgcttaaagtcatgtcgctaattttttccgacggatcgggcttccgtcggaaatattagcgacggattttccGACGGATAATTCCGTCGAACATTTTAGCGACGAGTTTtttcgtcgctaaatccgtcggaaTATCTAAATTCATCCTATAacaatccgtcgctaatctgtcagaaataattagcgacggaaattttccgtcggaaatattaagacattttaataaatattctctTGAATCCGTCGCTAGTATGTTAAAATTCgatcacaaaaaaaaattcttgcttttatttagatattccctgtataatcaaataatttataattaagaatcatattgaatataaatcaaatatttcataatacttaacaatattcataaaatttaaaataaatccataatatttaacaatattcataaaatttaaaataaattcataatactttacaatgttcataaaatttaaaactaatctatgaatttgttgaaccatctgaatctgcagttgtgttatgcggtgaagatctatttttgttcttcaaagatttcatctgatcttttatttgtttttctatcTGCACTCGCATATGCTCTTGCATTTGCTCCATGTCTTGTTTCATTTTGATCCGGTTTTGCTCTAATATTTGTTCAACCTCCTCTAAAGAAAACATAGTTTGAGAAGGTCCTCCAGGATGAGCTGATGTGCATGAGAAAGATGTAGTTGGAGTTCTTGATTTTGCAATATCAGAGGatccaaaaccataaactctTCCTTTGCTACTTCCAGAAATTTCAATCCACTTATTCAAATCAAAAGCAGACTAACTCTCACAATTGTCATTCACATTTTTAGCAATTGCACTCAAATAAGCTCcctaagtaaaaaaagaaaacataataaacatttcatgaatcatacacaactaatgataacataataattagaaaaataatgtgataaCATTAAATAAGCAAAAAGTAACATACATCAACTCGTCGTGATTTTCCATCAATGTAAACACCTTGACTCCCCTTTTTTGTGTGAGTTGCACGAAATAGTTCAAGTTGAGTTGATTGTCTACCCAACTTCTTTGCCTACAAAAAAGAAATAACCACACAACACAAGATGCACGAATAATTTCTAACCatctatataaaaatagaattgtataaataaaagtaagaaataaaagagttatacCAATCTATTCTCATGAACCTCCAATTTTATTAAACCACCAGAGTGTTTCGTAATAGTCCCATCTTTTTCTACGTTTCTATTTGCTTTACCAGCTTCTGATTTCTTTCTCCACTCTGGTATACTCCAATATGCAACAAGTTCATACCATATCTCTGCCTCCATCCAATCTGGTCCTAAATTGTATAGATAAGCAACATTTGTCTTCTTGTGCTTGCGCAACAATTCGCTCCTAACTCTATTAAGAATGTCTTGCAGTCTTTCTTTACCTACCTTTTTCCAAGCAATTCGAACCATATCTTCTTCACTCTCATCCCATGCATATCGACTCTACAAATAACAATCagtgttaaataaatttaaaaaacttaaaatgcatattataaattttaaaatataagttgTATTTACCCGAAAAAGTCCGAAGAGCTCGTCTTTTGTCTTTAAAGGTATTTCTGACCAAGTTTTCCATGGAACAGTATAGTGCATCTTAATGTCATTAGTAATTGATCTAGTAACTGTGGAATCtaaaaaactgcaatatttttatatgtaatgagtagttgtaagtaataatacatattaaatcaaTAGCAAAAAGTTGTATATGACTTACACAGTTCCTTTCAATCTAATCAATTGATGATCAGACGGGTTTGATGGGATAGGATGTCCCAAATTCAGACCTCTAGTTCGAACTGATGATGATAAGGATGCGTTTGCTTGGCCCCCTAATCTTGTGGAGTATGCTCCAGTATTTCCTCCTGGACCTGTACTGCCTCATCTATTTCATTCATAGACAGATGCTGGCTATGTCCTCTACCTCTGGATGATACTGCTCTTCGaggcatctgaaaaaataattgtccatAAGTAACATATCAAAGTAGAGTTGAAAGGAAGGCATGTAAAGCAAACCCAcaaatactattttaattcaTGTCTTTAATTAACTAactacttttaaatattattatttttttaaaaaagttaaattaatagatGAGTTTGTTAATCCATTCATTAATatactaatcaaatcaaattaatttctgaaatttatttttttattcttttttctctaATTCCTTAATCACAAGAGTCTTTGCTAAATCCAATATTGCTTTATtagacaaaaaaagaaaagaaatatagTTTAAATGATGACAcaattagataaaataaatttctatttgaTTTATTGGCCCACAATTATTATTTGATcttttttctcaattaaaattatatatattttaaataagaaattaaaatctcaattaaaattatttattggcCCACCTCTATTGGATGCTGTTGGGCAGCAGTTGCTGCTGCCCACGCAGCAAGCTGCTGCTGTGCTTGCTGCTGcccacaatttaattttttaaaaatataattagtaaaactaaaaataaattttgattaacacaaatttataactaaatgaataatattttcactatatcataacatattaaaaattaaaactcaaaatttcaataatataataaaaagaaactaaaaatcaaagtaGACACTTACTTGATAGGCAGTGGTGGCAGTGGCGAGCGGCAACGCAGTGGTGGCGAGAGGAGCGTCCAGCAGTGGCGAGCGTCCAGCAGCGGCGACAGTGATGGGATCAACGGCAgcggcggcggcggcggcggcggcgaTTTCGGCAAGGAGAAAGATGTGGCATCCAGGAGAGGAGAGAAGAGGAAGTGGGCGGCTAAAATCAGAAGTGAGGATGAAtgattaggattttttttttatattatttgcattttctgacggattagcgacgaaATTTATTCGGTcgctaatatttttataatccgtCGGAAATCTGTCAGAAATGCCAAAATACAATATTCATCACTGATCCGTCGCTAATTCcgtcgctaaatttttttttttccaatggaagtaatttccgtcgctaaatccgtcgctgataATCTATTTTTTTGTAGTGATATCAATATCTATTTTACaattgtaattatttaatttttttgtgattataaatttaatttatttagtcttCATTTGTttgcagaaaataatttatatttagaaaatacttttatatttaatctataagataacttatttttcattgttcaattttaatttaaaaagtaaaatatattagcaaatttatatatagaagtcTTATCAAgatttttaaagtatgaaaaatGACTTTATCTTttgaaaaaaagaattttttttttaaaatgtcttaattttttttagattagaaaaatatttttttattgattaaattttcttagtcctccaaatatcaaaaaaatgcaaaaaatttttttctaaaaaaacatttttcatgAAATAAATGAAAGCTAGTATATGGACATTTACAAAATGAGTGAGTACTACTAATGCGAATTGTAACTATGTGGataattgattaaatttaattcaaggGATGTTGATGAGatatttacatttatatttaagCATAATAATTTTCCTCAATTGATTACTATGAGGAACAATATTCATACTTAATGCATAATATTAATTAGTATTAAATTTAaggataattaaaatatatttttctaaaaaaatatattatatagtgACAAAAATAGTCCCTATAAGAAGAGGAAGATATCCATATTTTAAGGATGACGATAACTAAGGCGATAACTATTCTTACATAAAAGGGACGACGACGATAATTATCTCTAAAAATAAAGATGAGTGTTTATCCTTTGATATGGGAACAActttaatctttaaaaaatgaaaataatattcgTCTTTATAATGAGAATAACTCTTAAAATCGTCTCATAAATATTTAGAGATAcgaataatttttcaaattttagaaGGCTATTCTATtagttgcttttttttttatgtagcaTAGAACTCATTGACATGCTTCGTTGGTTACAACCATTTAGTGTGCAAATAAGTTCATCTAATTAAGttacaaaaattatttatttatttattttttcaaattagcAGAAGGTAtcggaaaagaagaagaaaatgtggTAGCACATGTATATGCATATATAGACCAGATTCAATATCaagcaattttattttattttattatgaacTTACACGTGATTTTCTGAATAATCAAGTATTTTATACCCAATAATAATGATTGCCTTGAACAAGTAGAAGAAAACATACTAATCCACTTTGATAGGATATATGCATATGGTGACTTAAAGGTTATAGCCAGGACTTGCATGTAAAAGAGTAGAGTCTTAATGACCTGATCTACTCCAAATCTTCTCTAGTTCTCGAACGAAGGCCTTTTGCCTGCCAACAACAATAGTAATATGATCTTTTTTCTCTATCACCTTGACACGAGCACGAGGAACTCTTCGTTTTATGTTGTAACTACATTCAACTGGAATAAGCTCATCATTTCTCCCATGGAAGATATTGACATCACATTTTAGATTATCCCGGACTTTATCCAAATAGCCGTCGAGCTTACCGGCGGTTCCACAGATAATATTGTGTAGGGTATGCCATGCTGCATTGTGGGTATGGCTAAAGAATCCTTCGAGCAAGAATGTCCTGATCCTGTGAACATATTTTGGGAAAATTTGCATTAATATCAAAGCgaattattttatgtatttagCTTACCATCTCATCAGCAGaagacaaaaataaaaaaatagaaaaacttaataaatttaaaattaattttaattttcatctaattaatttaaaattgaaggactaattaataaatttttctaaaccATAGAGACTAAatactaattatatatatacacacgcaCCGAAACATTgtgtttttcataaaaaaaatgttagatataaatatttttttaaacgaTTAATTGTCTAATACGCATTAAAAACTATTTCTTATATtagttattattttctttattttaattaataactaataataatatatttcaataaataaattagcaTTCCTCGTTCGCTAAACGGTGAAATGTTTTCAAACTACAAGCAATGTAAAATTTTCACTATTTGAAATTGTATGGGTGGCCTACCCAATCATCTAAGTACGTTCAACAATAAGATTAAGACATTTGGATGGTCCAAATCTTTTAGAAATGCCCATTCATTTATTTATGGGAAAGAAAGAGTCCACTTTGCAAATAAACTTCTATTCATAGAAACGTCAAACCATAACCATCACAGCTGTACTTTGGTGAACCATAAAGTTCTAGCCTCACACTCATTAATGGATCAACCACTTGTCTCCAAAATGAATATCcagaaaatgattttttttataaaggttTTGTTAATTGAAGTTTAGATGGTAACGTGAGATTCAACACCCTTacgtttaaaattttattggtatattatatatttatagaaGGCCCAATATCGAATAAAAGACTctaatatcatattaaatttgaaaCAGACTTAACTCACTCTAAAAATTAGGTTAAAGGAAGAAGTACCTATAATCCatataaaagatatattatgCCTTTTCACAATCGAtgtagaattaaaaaaataaaatatttaatttatataattttaaatctaataaaaacAAGCATacctgaaattttaaaatttccttTAAAAggtattaaaattatagttGGTTTGGGTTGTTTAGAAAACGGACACAAGACATTGATTGCGTATACAGGCAGAGAGATGTTAAGGTtttgattgaaaatattattcTTAAGATTTGAGGAGTTTACCTGTTTCTTGTGATGAGTTTAGCAAGAAATTCCCACAGCCTATGGTTCTTGCATATAAGAAGACAAATCGTCCGGCTTATATGCTCATACCAACAGGCAATCGACGCGCCAAATGCAATGAGTGGCCATACGCGCCTTGGAGCTACCATTCTCATAACATACTGTGTTGCTTGTAACCCTCTTGGCACCGGATAATATGGCTGTCAAGGCATTGATGGGTAATTAACgatttcaaatatataaattagtaattaaataattattatgaatattattattcaaaaacaatgagatgaaaagaaaagaaagatgacaggagattttttttttttttttttttttttataattagagATATTGCATTCTTATTCCAATGAATTTGGGACACCGAATGATATTAACTTACTGGTGCAAGGAGAGTGAGTGATTTGACGGATGCAGGGTATTTTACTGCAAGAGCTAGGGCCAAAATGCAACCCAGAGAATGAGCAACAATGTGGAAGGATTTAACTTTGTAAGGTTCGATCACAGATCTTTCAATCATTTCCAAATGCTCTCTAAGTGTGTATAGAGAGTCTGTTGGCTTTGGGCTTCTCCCAAATCCTAGCAAATCCACGGCAAAGAATCGGTATTTGGCTTTAGCAGCATCCGAGAAGTTAGGAAATGCAGTttctgtccaaaatgctgaagATGAAATGAATCCATGGATGAAGAGAACATCTACTTTTGCCTGATTATTATTACCACCTTCGTCTGCGCCTTCAGCTTTAACAAATAGATTATCTTTGCTAGAGGTGATCCATCTAGTGCAATGTTGACAATCACAGTCGGACCATCTGGGGATGGGATGCGTTTGCTGCCCTTCAATCTTTCCTTGAAGCATTTCAACAATGGTGGAGTTAATCGTGAAAGAGGATCTCGGGGTTCCTTTCTTCACCTTCTTCCAGGATTGTACAATGCTCCTTTCCAACTTGATTCGTTTTAATACATTAACAGTCAACTTTGAAACTTCAGAAAGTAGGGAAGGGCGAGTATAAAGAGTGTCTGAGATCTCTTGTAGCTCTAACTTGCTAGAGCTGAGGCAAACAATCTTGGACTCACCTTGTTCAGAAACCAAGATCTTGCCACTGCTAGTGATGGCTTCTTTAGCTGAGGTGCAATAACAGGGTTTCCAATCTGCTTCAATGAAGAAATCTGCTACTTTGTATGCGAAACATAGAACAGAATCAAGAAGatcaagaaaacaaaaaacGACGAAGCTCACAGCCTCATGCACAGCTCTACATGTTAAGGTTAAAACCATTCTGGTTTTGCCCATTACTCCCATTCTCACAAGTGCCCACGTAAACTATCGTTTATTAGAGTCCAAAGTAACGAGAGAGGATAGAAATAAGgagaatgagagagagagagggaaggGAAGAAACTTATAAAGGCAGGCAGCAGAGTCAAACGAGTTGAGGACAAGCCATTGAAAGCAGTGCAGTATATGAAAAATTCTATACTAAGTCGAAACTAAAGGATCGGGGTCGTGATTCTTGATTTCCATGCCAAAATGGTCCTGGAAATTAATACTACACTAAATTTCTTGACCATTACCATATGCGCCTCACAAATTGATGAAGCGTGTGGGAATGCTTCTTGTTAAAATTCAtatgagaaagagaaagagagagagagagagagagttagaGACGAAGATAAATTAATTCATTGTTTCATTTAACATTGTTTGCCAAGTAAGAAAGGTAGGTAGTTGTTGAACCTCCAGGAGAAGAAACTACTCTACTCAACTGATACATAGCATAAATTTCTAATCACTCTTCAAATAAGTTTACTGATCCACTAGCTCACAAGTTGTACGTTAATTACTAGAATATATAGGGCCTGACCTTTTAATGTTAAggattatattttcaaaattgaacATCTCTTGGGACCTCCTTTATTTATCACACACTGGTTTGGTCACATGAGACCATCCTCTCACTTTCAGTAGTGACTCTGACCACCATCCTCAAAGTCTTGTACATGTGAAGCATACTTGGGAGAAGAGGAGTATACATGGAACATAAGTCCATCCTCTCACTTTCATCAGTGATTCTCACCTAGGATGTTAATGGGTAGGATATACAACGAATTTACCCATAATTAGAATTTttattagattaaaaaaatatctattttaataagtttaaaataaattctatccatttatttgatattttgatAGATATATAAAATAGAGTCAAAGGTATAAATAAATCGATTATTTTTCATTCTATAATAAGTTTTATATATACACAGTATTCTTTAAGTATCAAATATATTAggataattttttctataaaattctATTACTAAAAGACTCTGTAAAATAAAAAGGATCAAATAGAGagaaatcaatttatttaaatttaaaattttttttatatcaaattaatataatttatatttatttctcattaaatatatttttctatatttatgaaatttaatttatttaatatctatTGCTGGGACATTAGATAATCTCCGAGTTTGTAATTCACATTATATTCATAATCATGTTTAtacttataataaattaaagaattattttataagtAATATCAAAGCATCGATAAAACTGATGCGGAATTTCATCGCGTTTGGCAagtttacaatttaaaaaaaatgaagccTTTGGCCAAACTTAGCCATGTGCAGATGTGACAAAAAAATCATGCAGTGGAATAATTTTCCTAAtaataagatttaattatatatataaaaaaaattttaagttctGATCAAATTGTATGAGACTCTAAGGATACCTTTTTCAGAAAGGATTATTATTTAGGAATTTgaattctataaataaataaataaaattaattttcttattataaaaattaaattatgtttgTTATTGTTTGAGATATGAAAATTCCATACTGAAAGAATAGAAAATGCATGAAGAGTATATAAGTCAAGTGGAACTCAATCCAAATTGTTCAAGGGCATTTTATTGGGCATTTTAGAGAAAACTACCGTATCaaactcaattaaattttattttaccatTATTTTGGTTTAatgtcaataaaaaaataaaagaaaaaaattattatttaattcttatagtacgaaaaaactcactaat
The Manihot esculenta cultivar AM560-2 chromosome 1, M.esculenta_v8, whole genome shotgun sequence genome window above contains:
- the LOC110623351 gene encoding probable lysophospholipase BODYGUARD 3, which translates into the protein MGVMGKTRMVLTLTCRAVHEAVSFVVFCFLDLLDSVLCFAYKVADFFIEADWKPCYCTSAKEAITSSGKILVSEQGESKIVCLSSSKLELQEISDTLYTRPSLLSEVSKLTVNVLKRIKLERSIVQSWKKVKKGTPRSSFTINSTIVEMLQGKIEGQQTHPIPRWSDCDCQHCTRWITSSKDNLFVKAEGADEGGNNNQAKVDVLFIHGFISSSAFWTETAFPNFSDAAKAKYRFFAVDLLGFGRSPKPTDSLYTLREHLEMIERSVIEPYKVKSFHIVAHSLGCILALALAVKYPASVKSLTLLAPPYYPVPRGLQATQYVMRMVAPRRVWPLIAFGASIACWYEHISRTICLLICKNHRLWEFLAKLITRNRIRTFLLEGFFSHTHNAAWHTLHNIICGTAGKLDGYLDKVRDNLKCDVNIFHGRNDELIPVECSYNIKRRVPRARVKVIEKKDHITIVVGRQKAFVRELEKIWSRSGH